In Oceaniferula marina, one DNA window encodes the following:
- a CDS encoding PEP-CTERM sorting domain-containing protein, with product MKTTRTLATLAATLITFGSFAGGANAAIAITSTPVATGGQAYFSDGGSSSGADYFGVVDNTGTMIAGSFFSPSDTTPPSGSIAGRDHDDGNNRPGTRTAEWQLNIGSISGASAPFTNIFFSGSIAAGPNGWDNDPGGSTDFVMFELLLDGVVVASETQGFRSTAPLGGFAGNLALDTNGDGVGDGAVVGSEVAQNFSLTGTTANSTVVLRMTAHSDASGAEFWANGTLTADVAIVPEPSVSFLIGAGALGFLARRKRTN from the coding sequence ATGAAAACAACACGCACACTGGCTACCCTTGCAGCCACTCTAATCACATTCGGATCGTTCGCTGGGGGAGCGAATGCTGCAATAGCTATCACATCTACTCCCGTTGCGACCGGAGGACAGGCCTATTTCAGCGATGGTGGATCTAGTAGCGGCGCTGATTATTTTGGCGTAGTTGATAATACGGGCACTATGATCGCTGGTTCATTTTTCAGTCCTTCTGATACAACACCTCCTTCTGGGTCGATTGCTGGGCGCGATCACGATGATGGAAACAACCGCCCTGGAACTCGCACAGCGGAGTGGCAGCTTAACATTGGAAGTATTTCGGGTGCGAGTGCGCCATTCACCAATATTTTCTTCAGCGGGAGCATCGCTGCGGGCCCCAATGGTTGGGATAACGATCCAGGTGGTTCAACTGATTTTGTGATGTTTGAGTTGTTGCTGGATGGTGTGGTTGTGGCATCTGAAACACAGGGTTTTCGTTCAACCGCGCCTTTGGGTGGTTTTGCGGGTAACCTTGCCTTGGATACAAACGGTGATGGTGTAGGTGACGGTGCTGTTGTAGGCAGTGAGGTTGCCCAAAATTTCTCCCTAACAGGCACGACTGCTAACTCGACAGTGGTTTTGAGAATGACCGCGCACTCTGATGCTAGCGGAGCCGAATTTTGGGCGAATGGTACCCTCACGGCAGACGTTGCTATAGTGCCAGAGCCTTCAGTATCTTTTTTGATTGGGGCTGGCGCATTAGGTTTTCTGGCACGGCGGAAAAGAACCAACTAA